A single region of the Pseudomonas sp. B21-023 genome encodes:
- a CDS encoding HlyD family efflux transporter periplasmic adaptor subunit: MTLPALRVDLQLSPAAAGHDGAPQWTLADPLRGRYFKLGGGAVRLLQHWRLGDPQRVLAAANAEPGLAVDEQALEELLLFLGQHDLIGAEDARQRESYATKAAATRQSLWTRVLHQYLFFRIPLWRPDAFLNRAWPVLERHGGWILRYALPLVLALGVFLVIRDWSRFIATFPHLFSLGGILAFGVALGFAKLCHEFGHAFMAKRAGCRVQSMGLAFMVLLPMFYTDVSDAWRVSDRRARLLIDAGGVFAELLLAVLALLAWSLLPDGPARTAAFMLASATWITTLLVNLNPFMRFDGYFLISDLWRVENLQNRAFALCRWRLREALFGYGEPAPEAWSPTMRRRLLVWGYGAWLWRAVLFFGIALAVYHLFFKVLGIFLMLVELAWFIGLPVYKELRQWWLHRGQAAPGKTLRVAAGLGLLLAVLVLPWRGAVDVPAMLEASRVSALHAPVAARVKSLPVVEGQEVRQGELLVELESPDLMSRQSIVRREIDILQLLLRRQAGRSETAADAGVLEQQLAEAVAEYRGLAAQRERLQLRAPRDGVLRDLPAGLAPGQWVSPALTLGRLVEPGLRLRGYLAEADLWRVAAGSEGRFIADDPARPALPVRVEQVDATGVAVLELEALASDRHGPVAVRRDGQQRAEPVQAQYGVRLSPLGEVPDVAQPLRGVVVLEGARESLLGVAWRRLAALGVRESGF, encoded by the coding sequence GTGACCCTGCCGGCGTTGCGCGTCGACCTGCAGCTGTCGCCAGCGGCGGCCGGGCATGACGGCGCGCCGCAGTGGACCCTGGCCGACCCGCTGCGCGGGCGTTACTTCAAGCTGGGCGGTGGCGCCGTGCGGCTATTGCAGCACTGGCGCCTGGGCGACCCGCAGCGTGTGCTGGCTGCCGCCAATGCCGAGCCTGGCCTGGCAGTCGACGAGCAGGCATTGGAAGAACTGTTGCTGTTTCTCGGCCAGCACGACCTGATCGGCGCCGAAGATGCCCGCCAGCGCGAAAGCTATGCGACCAAGGCCGCCGCCACCCGGCAGAGCCTGTGGACCCGTGTGCTGCACCAGTACCTGTTCTTCAGGATTCCGCTGTGGCGCCCGGATGCCTTCCTCAACCGCGCATGGCCGGTGCTCGAACGCCATGGAGGCTGGATCTTGCGCTACGCCCTGCCGTTGGTGCTGGCGTTGGGTGTGTTCCTGGTGATCCGCGACTGGTCGCGCTTCATTGCCACGTTCCCGCACCTGTTCAGCCTCGGCGGCATCCTCGCCTTTGGCGTGGCGCTGGGGTTCGCCAAGCTCTGCCATGAGTTCGGCCACGCCTTCATGGCCAAGCGCGCCGGGTGCCGGGTGCAGAGTATGGGCTTGGCGTTCATGGTGCTGTTGCCGATGTTCTACACCGATGTCAGCGATGCCTGGCGCGTCAGCGACCGCCGTGCGCGGTTGCTGATCGATGCCGGTGGAGTGTTCGCCGAGCTGCTGCTGGCGGTGCTGGCGCTGCTGGCCTGGTCGCTGCTGCCTGACGGCCCGGCACGCACGGCAGCGTTCATGCTGGCCAGCGCCACCTGGATCACCACCTTGCTGGTCAATCTCAACCCCTTCATGCGTTTTGATGGCTACTTCCTGATCAGTGACTTGTGGCGGGTCGAGAACCTGCAGAACCGCGCCTTTGCCCTGTGTCGCTGGCGATTGCGCGAGGCGCTGTTCGGCTATGGCGAGCCAGCCCCGGAAGCCTGGTCGCCGACCATGCGCCGCCGTTTGCTGGTGTGGGGCTATGGCGCCTGGCTGTGGCGCGCGGTGTTGTTCTTCGGTATCGCCCTGGCGGTGTATCACCTGTTCTTCAAGGTGCTGGGCATCTTCCTGATGCTGGTGGAGCTGGCCTGGTTCATCGGTTTGCCGGTGTACAAGGAGTTGCGGCAATGGTGGCTGCACCGTGGCCAGGCGGCGCCGGGCAAGACGCTGCGGGTGGCGGCCGGGCTGGGTTTGCTGCTGGCCGTGCTGGTGCTGCCCTGGCGTGGCGCGGTGGACGTGCCGGCGATGCTCGAGGCATCCCGCGTCAGCGCCCTGCATGCACCGGTGGCGGCACGGGTGAAAAGCTTGCCGGTGGTCGAAGGGCAAGAGGTTCGCCAGGGCGAGCTGCTGGTGGAACTGGAGTCGCCCGACCTGATGTCGCGCCAGTCCATCGTGCGCCGCGAGATCGACATCCTGCAGCTGCTGTTGCGCCGCCAGGCTGGGCGCAGCGAGACCGCGGCGGATGCCGGTGTGCTTGAGCAGCAACTGGCCGAAGCCGTGGCCGAGTACCGCGGCCTGGCCGCCCAGCGTGAGCGCCTGCAACTGCGCGCGCCCCGCGACGGAGTGCTGCGCGACCTGCCGGCCGGCCTGGCGCCGGGGCAATGGGTCAGCCCGGCACTGACCTTGGGGCGATTGGTCGAGCCGGGGCTGCGTTTGCGCGGCTACCTGGCCGAGGCCGACCTGTGGCGGGTGGCGGCTGGCAGCGAAGGGCGCTTTATCGCCGATGACCCGGCGCGCCCGGCGTTGCCGGTGCGCGTGGAGCAGGTGGATGCCACTGGCGTGGCTGTGCTGGAGCTCGAAGCGCTGGCCTCCGACCGCCATGGCCCGGTAGCCGTGCGGCGGGATGGCCAGCAGCGTGCGGAGCCGGTGCAGGCCCAGTACGGCGTGCGCCTGAGCCCGCTGGGCGAAGTGCCCGATGTGGCGCAGCCGTTGCGTGGGGTGGTGGTGCTGGAGGGCGCGCGCGAGTCGTTGCTGGGGGTCGCCTGGCGACGTTTGGCGGCGTTGGGGGTTCGTGAGAGTGGGTTTTAG